The Streptomyces laurentii genome contains a region encoding:
- a CDS encoding permease, MFS (KEGG: sme:SMa0224 permease, MFS;~The Major Facilitator Superfamily (MFS) isa large and diverse group of secondary transporters that includes uniporters, symporters, and antiporters. MFS proteins facilitate the transport across cytoplasmic or internal membranes of a variety of...; cd06174;~identified by MetaGeneAnnotator; putative;~methyl viologen resistance protein SmvA; Provisional;~permease, MFS [Streptosporangium roseum DSM43021];~putative substrate translocation pore) codes for MTHPTPSRTGVRAWLGLPAVLGPVLLVSMDGSILFLALPSIGRALDPGAGQTLWILDGYGFAVGSLLIAFGNIGDRYGRLRLLLAGAAVFGLGSAAAAFAPTPELLIAARVLMGVAGATLLPSALAVLGELFPDPRQRARAIGIFAATFAAGFAIGPVLGGLLLERFWWGSVFLVNLPVVALFLCVAPALLKDVRATRPGRVDLVSVVTSAAGLLLTVYGLKRAAADGLSASAVTAGLAGIAALVWFGLRQRQLPHPLIDFTLFRDRVFTFAVITGLLPLAAWSATAYLAGIYLQSVLGIPVRQAALLALPGAVALTATCVAAPAVVDRIGKRAALLVCHFSIAAGLLLPVAVAGGVGWYVLSTVVAGVGYGISFAVVADTAVGAVPPERAGAAGAIAETSNEIGNALGIALLGSLAALFFRLQGPGLAPTLDETLQLPGLADTSAAAAKSAFVTGLHAAALVAALLHLALGALALRRLPRSLGGPAVMREA; via the coding sequence ATGACGCACCCCACCCCCAGCCGTACCGGCGTCCGGGCCTGGCTCGGTCTGCCGGCCGTCCTCGGTCCCGTGCTCCTGGTCTCGATGGACGGCTCCATCCTGTTCCTCGCCCTGCCGAGCATCGGCCGGGCGCTCGATCCCGGCGCCGGCCAGACGCTGTGGATCCTGGACGGTTACGGCTTCGCGGTGGGCTCGCTGCTCATCGCGTTCGGGAACATCGGCGACCGGTACGGACGGCTCCGGCTCCTCCTCGCGGGCGCCGCCGTCTTCGGCCTCGGCTCGGCTGCCGCCGCGTTCGCCCCGACGCCCGAACTACTCATCGCCGCCCGCGTGTTGATGGGCGTTGCGGGTGCGACCCTCCTGCCGTCCGCCCTGGCGGTGCTCGGCGAACTGTTCCCCGACCCGCGGCAGCGGGCGCGGGCCATCGGAATCTTCGCCGCCACCTTCGCCGCGGGCTTCGCGATCGGCCCCGTGCTCGGCGGCCTCCTGCTCGAACGCTTCTGGTGGGGATCGGTCTTCCTGGTCAATCTCCCCGTCGTCGCCCTGTTCCTGTGCGTCGCGCCCGCCCTGCTCAAGGACGTCCGCGCGACCCGCCCCGGACGGGTCGACCTCGTCAGCGTCGTGACGTCGGCGGCCGGTCTGCTTCTGACGGTCTACGGCCTGAAGCGCGCCGCCGCCGACGGCCTCTCCGCCTCGGCGGTGACGGCCGGCCTCGCGGGAATCGCCGCCCTCGTCTGGTTCGGCCTACGTCAGCGCCAACTCCCCCACCCGCTCATCGACTTCACGCTCTTCCGCGACCGGGTCTTCACCTTCGCCGTGATCACCGGCCTGCTGCCGCTCGCCGCGTGGTCGGCGACCGCCTACCTGGCCGGGATCTACCTCCAGTCCGTCCTCGGCATCCCCGTCCGCCAGGCCGCCCTCCTCGCGCTTCCGGGGGCCGTCGCGCTCACGGCGACGTGCGTCGCGGCCCCGGCCGTCGTCGACCGCATCGGCAAGCGCGCCGCGCTGCTCGTCTGCCACTTCTCCATCGCCGCCGGACTGCTCCTGCCCGTTGCCGTCGCGGGCGGGGTCGGCTGGTACGTGCTGTCCACGGTGGTCGCCGGTGTCGGGTACGGCATCTCGTTCGCGGTCGTCGCCGACACCGCCGTCGGGGCGGTGCCGCCCGAACGGGCGGGCGCGGCCGGTGCGATCGCCGAGACGAGCAACGAGATCGGCAACGCCCTCGGCATCGCGCTCCTCGGTTCCCTCGCCGCCCTGTTCTTCCGCCTCCAGGGCCCCGGCCTCGCCCCGACCCTCGACGAGACTCTTCAACTGCCCGGCCTGGCCGACACCTCGGCCGCCGCCGCCAAGTCGGCCTTCGTCACCGGCCTGCACGCGGCCGCTCTCGTGGCCGCCCTGCTCCACCTCGCGCTCGGCGCTCTCGCCCTCCGCCGACTGCCCCGCTCCTTGGGCGGCCCAGCGGTCATGCGCGAGGCGTGA
- a CDS encoding XRE family transcriptional regulator (Helix-turn-helix XRE-family like proteins. Prokaryotic DNA binding proteins belonging to the xenobiotic response element family of transcriptional regulators; cd00093;~KEGG: acr:Acry_0313 XRE family transcriptional regulator;~Predicted transcriptional regulators [Transcription]; COG1396;~XRE family transcriptional regulator [Streptosporangium roseum DSM43021];~identified by MetaGeneAnnotator; putative;~non-specific DNA binding site [nucleotide binding];~salt bridge;~sequence-specific DNA binding site [nucleotide binding]): protein MTPDRIGLRTYGTARRVPGLRREELAHLAGVSPGYYARLEQGQAVAASGQVLGALARVLELDAVETAHLHNLVRQPARPGLAEPPEEEPHPRVLALLASLAGTTPAIVLGRRGDVLAWNRAGHALFAGHLDYEAPRHAPDRPSIPRMFFLDPPVRDLHRNWEELARVHVAYLRLTAGRFPTDARLANLIGELAMRSDVFATMWATGEVADCTTGDMRLHHPTIGATNVAYQVWLQPDSPDHRLEIYTPNDPASADALRILARHVNA from the coding sequence GTGACCCCGGACCGGATCGGGTTGCGTACGTACGGGACCGCGCGGCGCGTACCAGGGCTACGGCGGGAAGAGTTGGCACATCTGGCCGGAGTCAGTCCCGGCTACTACGCCCGGCTGGAGCAGGGGCAGGCGGTGGCGGCCTCGGGGCAGGTGCTCGGGGCGCTGGCGCGGGTGCTGGAACTGGACGCCGTGGAGACCGCGCACCTGCACAACCTCGTCCGGCAGCCCGCGCGGCCCGGCCTCGCCGAGCCTCCCGAGGAGGAGCCGCATCCGCGCGTACTCGCGCTGCTCGCGTCCCTGGCCGGGACGACGCCGGCGATCGTGCTGGGCCGGAGAGGGGACGTCCTGGCCTGGAACCGCGCGGGTCACGCGCTCTTCGCCGGACACCTCGACTACGAGGCGCCGCGCCACGCACCGGACCGGCCCTCGATTCCCCGGATGTTCTTCCTGGACCCGCCGGTCCGGGACCTCCACCGCAACTGGGAGGAATTGGCCCGCGTGCACGTCGCCTATCTGCGGCTGACGGCGGGACGCTTCCCGACCGACGCGCGGCTGGCGAACCTCATCGGCGAACTCGCCATGCGGAGCGACGTGTTCGCCACGATGTGGGCGACCGGCGAGGTCGCCGACTGCACCACCGGCGACATGCGCCTGCATCACCCGACCATCGGCGCGACGAACGTCGCGTACCAGGTCTGGCTCCAGCCCGACAGTCCGGACCACCGCCTGGAGATCTACACCCCGAACGACCCCGCCTCGGCCGACGCCCTCCGCATCCTCGCCCGGCATGTGAACGCCTAG
- a CDS encoding hypothetical protein (Threonine/homoserine efflux transporter [Aminoacid transport andmetabolism]; COG5006;~identified by MetaGeneAnnotator; putative;~predicted protein [Streptomyces sp. C]), with product MDSPVKDIPVASATPTETPAAPGAGRFGRFARFGSLGPVALVVAGGLSVQFGSAVAVLLMPRAGALGVVTLRLVLAAAVLLIVCRPKIRGHSRADWGTVITFGTAMAVMNILFYLAVDRIPLGVAVTLEVLGPLALSVFASRRLVNFLWAGLALAGVALLSGGGFDRLDPVGALLALGAGSMWAAYIVFSARTGRRFPQMDGLALAMAVGALISLPFGIVAAGDRIIVPSTIGLGLAVALMSSVLPYALELVALRRLPAPTFAILMSLEPAIAAAAGFLILHQALGLLDALAIALVIAASMGAVRTQMSRASK from the coding sequence GTGGACAGCCCGGTCAAGGACATACCCGTGGCGTCCGCCACGCCCACGGAGACCCCCGCCGCCCCCGGTGCGGGCCGGTTCGGTCGGTTCGCGCGGTTCGGCAGCCTCGGGCCCGTCGCGCTCGTCGTCGCCGGCGGGCTCTCCGTACAGTTCGGGTCCGCGGTCGCCGTACTTCTCATGCCCCGCGCCGGCGCGCTCGGCGTCGTCACGCTGCGGCTCGTCCTCGCCGCCGCCGTGCTCCTCATCGTCTGCCGCCCCAAGATCCGCGGCCACAGCCGCGCCGACTGGGGCACGGTGATCACGTTCGGTACGGCGATGGCCGTCATGAACATCCTCTTCTACCTCGCCGTCGACCGGATCCCCCTCGGCGTCGCCGTCACCCTCGAAGTGCTCGGCCCGCTCGCCCTCTCCGTCTTCGCCTCGCGCCGCCTGGTCAACTTCCTCTGGGCCGGCCTCGCGCTCGCGGGCGTCGCCCTGCTCAGCGGCGGCGGCTTCGACCGGCTCGACCCCGTCGGGGCCCTCCTCGCGCTCGGCGCGGGGTCCATGTGGGCCGCGTACATCGTCTTCAGCGCCCGCACCGGCCGCCGCTTCCCGCAGATGGACGGCCTCGCCCTCGCGATGGCCGTCGGCGCGCTGATCAGCCTGCCGTTCGGCATCGTGGCGGCCGGCGACCGGATCATCGTCCCGTCGACCATCGGGCTCGGCCTCGCCGTCGCGCTGATGTCCTCGGTCCTCCCGTACGCCCTGGAACTCGTCGCCCTGCGCCGTCTGCCCGCCCCCACCTTCGCCATCCTCATGAGCCTGGAGCCGGCCATCGCCGCCGCGGCGGGGTTCCTCATCCTGCACCAGGCCCTCGGCCTGCTGGACGCCCTCGCGATCGCGCTCGTCATCGCGGCGAGCATGGGCGCGGTGCGGACCCAGATGTCCCGGGCCTCCAAATGA
- a CDS encoding ABC transport system integral membrane protein (ABC transport system integral membrane protein [Streptomyces albus J1074];~ABC-2 type transporter; cl17235;~identified by MetaGeneAnnotator; putative): protein MTTAGLAPGPARGRVYWAVADCATLVRRTLLNYRRKPVAILWQLGFPIVSVLLYGFVFGSAMRVPGGGDYKDFLMPGMFTMTMTFGLMNTATSVVSDSGKGVMDRFRSMPMAPSAVTTGRGVSDLMVASAELAILAVTALAVGWTSDGGFGGTLFAFGLLLLLRFSLIWVGVWCGLALPDTESAGALYAVIFPVTMISSVYVAPALMPGWLGPVAAWNPISSTVAATRELFGNPGAAGETWVEQHALLMAVVWPLALTAVFLPLAVRRFQRLSR from the coding sequence GACCCTGGTCCGCCGCACCCTGCTCAACTACCGCCGCAAGCCCGTCGCCATCCTCTGGCAGCTCGGCTTCCCGATCGTCTCCGTCCTCCTCTACGGCTTCGTCTTCGGCAGCGCGATGCGGGTGCCCGGCGGCGGGGACTACAAGGACTTCCTGATGCCGGGCATGTTCACGATGACCATGACCTTCGGCCTCATGAACACGGCGACGTCCGTCGTCTCCGACTCCGGCAAGGGGGTCATGGACCGGTTCCGTTCCATGCCGATGGCCCCCTCCGCCGTCACCACCGGCCGCGGGGTCTCCGATCTGATGGTCGCCTCCGCCGAACTGGCCATCCTCGCCGTCACCGCGCTCGCGGTCGGCTGGACCTCCGACGGCGGCTTCGGCGGCACGCTCTTCGCCTTCGGCCTGCTGCTCCTGCTGCGGTTCAGCCTGATCTGGGTGGGCGTGTGGTGCGGTCTGGCGCTGCCCGACACCGAGTCGGCGGGCGCCCTCTACGCGGTGATCTTCCCCGTCACGATGATCTCCAGCGTGTACGTGGCGCCCGCGCTGATGCCGGGCTGGCTCGGGCCCGTCGCCGCCTGGAACCCGATCTCCTCGACCGTCGCGGCCACCCGTGAACTCTTCGGCAACCCCGGAGCGGCCGGAGAGACCTGGGTCGAACAGCACGCGCTGCTGATGGCGGTGGTGTGGCCGCTGGCGCTGACGGCGGTCTTCCTGCCGCTGGCCGTACGCCGGTTCCAGCGACTCAGCAGGTAG
- a CDS encoding phosphoserine aminotransferase (Aspartate aminotransferase (AAT) superfamily (fold type I) of pyridoxal phosphate (PLP)-dependent enzymes. PLP combines with an alpha-amino acid to form a compound called a Schiff base or aldimine intermediate, which depending onthe reaction, is the...; cl00321;~Serine-pyruvate aminotransferase/archaeal aspartateaminotransferase [Aminoacid transportand metabolism];~catalytic residue [active];~identified by MetaGeneAnnotator; putative;~phosphoserine aminotransferase [Amycolatopsis mediterranei U32];~pyridoxal 5'-phosphate binding pocket [chemical binding]), whose protein sequence is MADIQIPADMKPADGRFGAGPSKVRTEALEALAATGTSYLGTSHRQATVKDLVGEVRTGLRDLFSLPEGYEVILGNGGSTAFWDIATHGLIENKSQHLTFGEFSSKFAKASKLAPWLAEPTVVSADPGSCPQPVAEAGTDVYAFTHNETSTGVAAPIRRVAGADEGALVLVDATSGAGGLPVDITETDVYYFAPQKSFAADGGLWLAAFSPAALERARAIHASGRHIPEFFSLPTAIDNSLKNQTYNTPALATLFLLNEQVKWLNGQGGLDWAVARTKESSQALYGWAEESKYATPFVTDPALRSQVIGTIDFSDDIDAAAVAKVLRANGIVDTEPYRKLGRNQLRIAMFPAIDPADVRALTACVDYVIEKL, encoded by the coding sequence GTGGCCGATATCCAGATTCCCGCTGACATGAAGCCCGCCGATGGCCGTTTCGGCGCGGGCCCCTCCAAGGTGCGCACGGAGGCGCTGGAGGCCCTGGCCGCCACCGGCACCTCCTATCTCGGCACGTCCCACCGCCAGGCCACGGTCAAGGACCTGGTCGGCGAGGTGCGTACCGGACTCCGCGACCTCTTCTCGCTGCCCGAGGGCTACGAGGTGATCCTGGGCAACGGCGGCTCCACCGCCTTCTGGGACATCGCGACCCACGGCCTGATCGAGAACAAGTCGCAGCACCTCACCTTCGGCGAGTTCTCGTCCAAGTTCGCGAAGGCGTCGAAGCTGGCCCCGTGGCTGGCCGAGCCGACCGTGGTCTCCGCCGACCCGGGCAGCTGCCCGCAGCCGGTGGCCGAGGCGGGCACCGACGTCTACGCCTTCACCCACAACGAGACCTCCACCGGTGTCGCCGCCCCGATCCGTCGCGTCGCGGGTGCCGACGAGGGCGCGCTGGTCCTCGTGGACGCCACCTCGGGCGCGGGCGGCCTGCCGGTCGACATCACCGAGACCGACGTCTACTACTTCGCTCCGCAGAAGTCCTTCGCGGCCGACGGCGGGCTGTGGCTGGCGGCGTTCTCGCCGGCCGCCCTGGAGCGGGCCCGGGCGATCCACGCGTCCGGCCGGCACATCCCGGAGTTCTTCTCCCTGCCGACCGCGATCGACAACTCGCTGAAGAACCAGACGTACAACACCCCGGCGCTCGCCACCCTCTTCCTGCTGAACGAGCAGGTCAAGTGGCTGAACGGCCAGGGCGGTCTGGACTGGGCGGTCGCCCGGACGAAGGAATCCTCGCAGGCGCTGTACGGCTGGGCGGAAGAGTCGAAGTACGCGACGCCGTTCGTCACCGACCCGGCGCTGCGCTCGCAGGTCATCGGCACGATCGACTTCTCGGACGACATCGACGCGGCCGCGGTCGCCAAGGTGCTGCGCGCCAACGGGATCGTCGACACCGAGCCGTACCGCAAGCTGGGCCGCAACCAGCTGCGGATCGCGATGTTCCCGGCGATCGACCCGGCGGACGTACGGGCGCTGACGGCCTGCGTCGACTACGTCATCGAGAAGCTGTAA
- a CDS encoding oxidoreductase (FAD binding domain; pfam01565;~Fe-S oxidoreductase [Energyproduction and conversion]; COG0247;~glycolate oxidase, subunit GlcD; TIGR00387;~identified by MetaGeneAnnotator; putative;~oxidoreductase [Streptomyces cattleya NRRL 8057 = DSM46488]): MGPAGATPVPGGVRGGVRGLMRDGAPGGTGNGTAALGRELAEALRAAVTDARDIDFSVTARALTTMDASNYRRVPLGVVTPRDADDVAAALAVCRTYEVPVVARGGGTSIAGQATGTGVVLDLTRHLRGVVSLDPEARTAVVRPGLVLDRLRDAARPYGLTFGPDPSTHSRCTLGGMIGNNACGAHSVAWGTTADNVRGLDVATYDGRRLRLGRDWRGAPAGLRDLVTDRLALLRTGYPEGLPRRISGYALDALLPERGADVARSFCGSEGTLGVVTEAEVRLVPLPAEPVLVVLGYADESAAADAAAGLLSHRPLTVEGMAADLVRGGGAGGGGAAGLPRGGAWLFVEMDGATAAAQLARASDALEAALVRDPAGQRALWRIREDAAGTATRMPDGAEAWPGWEDCAVPPARLGAYLREFRGLLKEYGLRGTPYGHFGDGCVHVRVDFDLWTGVGVARFREFSEAVADLVVAHGGSLSGEHGDGKARAELLPRMYGRELVDLFGAVKDLWDPDGGLNPGMLVRPEPLDSGLRFTGLTLLEDGGLGREAARCVGVAKCRVEGPSSGPGVMCPSYRATGEERHSTRGRARLLHEMALGEVVTDGVRSKEVREALDLCLSCKGCRGDCPVGVDMAAYKSRFLAAHYAGRRALRRPRSHWTMGGLPHLLDLFGKGLNTAMRLPFAARLAGITPERAMPRVADRTFTSCFTERASGRTPALTLWPDTFTDHLAPEVGVAALKVLEAAGLGVALPPGRVCCGLTYVSTGRLDAARRVMTRTLDVMAGTPGALADRPVLVLEPSCAATLRTDLPELLPDDPRAARLAASVRTFAETLEQLAPDWTPPRLRHSAVTGQTHCHQHAVLGDAADHRLRQRMGLVGDLAGGCCGLAGNFGFEPGHQQVSRACAEDQLLPALRTAPPDAVVLADGFSCRTQITHLSPDHRPRHLAEVLAEALDQ, from the coding sequence GTGGGGCCGGCCGGTGCGACGCCGGTGCCGGGCGGGGTACGAGGCGGGGTACGGGGCCTGATGCGGGACGGGGCGCCGGGCGGGACCGGGAACGGGACCGCGGCCCTCGGCCGCGAACTGGCCGAGGCCCTGCGCGCCGCCGTCACCGACGCCCGGGACATCGACTTCTCCGTCACCGCCCGCGCCCTGACCACGATGGACGCCTCCAACTACCGGCGCGTCCCGCTCGGCGTCGTCACCCCGCGCGACGCCGACGACGTCGCCGCGGCCCTCGCCGTCTGCCGTACGTACGAGGTGCCGGTCGTCGCCCGCGGCGGCGGTACGTCGATCGCCGGGCAGGCCACCGGCACCGGCGTCGTCCTCGACCTCACCCGCCACCTGCGCGGGGTGGTGTCGCTCGATCCCGAGGCCCGCACGGCGGTCGTCCGGCCCGGGCTCGTCCTCGACCGGCTGCGGGACGCGGCCCGCCCGTACGGTCTGACCTTCGGCCCCGACCCGTCCACGCACAGCCGCTGCACCCTCGGCGGCATGATCGGCAACAACGCGTGCGGCGCGCACTCGGTGGCCTGGGGCACGACCGCCGACAACGTCCGCGGCCTCGACGTGGCGACCTACGACGGGCGGCGACTGCGCCTCGGCCGTGACTGGCGCGGCGCGCCGGCCGGTCTGCGCGACCTGGTCACGGACCGGCTCGCGCTGCTGCGCACCGGCTACCCGGAGGGGCTGCCGCGCCGGATCTCCGGGTACGCGCTCGACGCGCTGCTGCCCGAGCGCGGCGCGGACGTGGCCCGCTCCTTCTGCGGCAGCGAGGGCACGCTGGGGGTGGTGACCGAGGCCGAGGTACGGCTCGTCCCGCTGCCGGCCGAGCCCGTCCTGGTGGTGCTCGGGTACGCGGACGAGAGCGCGGCGGCCGACGCGGCGGCCGGCCTGCTGTCGCACCGGCCGCTGACGGTCGAGGGGATGGCCGCCGATCTCGTACGGGGCGGAGGCGCCGGCGGAGGCGGCGCGGCCGGGCTGCCGCGCGGCGGGGCCTGGCTGTTCGTCGAGATGGACGGCGCCACTGCGGCGGCCCAACTGGCGCGGGCCTCCGATGCGTTGGAAGCCGCGCTCGTGCGCGACCCGGCCGGTCAGCGGGCGCTGTGGCGGATCCGCGAGGACGCGGCGGGCACGGCGACCCGGATGCCGGACGGGGCGGAGGCGTGGCCCGGCTGGGAGGACTGCGCGGTGCCGCCGGCCCGCCTCGGCGCGTATCTCCGGGAGTTCCGGGGCCTGTTGAAGGAGTACGGGCTGCGCGGCACGCCGTACGGGCACTTCGGCGACGGCTGTGTCCACGTCCGTGTCGACTTCGACCTGTGGACGGGGGTGGGGGTGGCCCGCTTCCGGGAGTTCTCGGAGGCGGTCGCGGACCTGGTCGTGGCGCACGGCGGCTCGCTGTCCGGCGAGCACGGGGACGGGAAGGCGCGGGCGGAGCTGCTGCCGAGGATGTACGGGCGCGAACTCGTCGACCTGTTCGGCGCGGTGAAGGATCTGTGGGACCCGGACGGCGGTCTGAACCCGGGCATGCTGGTGCGGCCGGAGCCACTGGACTCGGGCCTGCGGTTCACCGGCCTGACACTGCTGGAGGACGGCGGACTGGGGCGCGAGGCCGCCCGCTGTGTCGGAGTGGCCAAGTGCCGTGTCGAAGGCCCGAGTTCGGGACCCGGCGTGATGTGCCCCTCCTATCGCGCGACGGGGGAGGAACGGCACTCCACGCGCGGCCGGGCCCGGCTGCTGCACGAGATGGCGCTCGGCGAGGTCGTCACGGACGGGGTGCGGTCCAAGGAGGTCCGGGAGGCCCTGGACCTGTGCCTGTCGTGCAAGGGCTGCCGCGGCGACTGCCCGGTGGGCGTCGACATGGCCGCGTACAAGTCCCGCTTCCTGGCCGCGCATTACGCGGGCCGACGCGCTCTGCGACGCCCCCGCTCGCACTGGACGATGGGCGGGCTGCCACATCTGCTCGACCTGTTCGGGAAGGGGCTGAACACCGCGATGCGGCTGCCGTTCGCGGCCCGGCTCGCCGGGATCACGCCGGAGCGGGCGATGCCGAGGGTGGCGGACCGTACTTTCACGTCCTGCTTCACCGAACGCGCCTCGGGCCGGACGCCCGCGCTCACCCTGTGGCCCGACACCTTCACCGACCACCTCGCGCCCGAGGTGGGCGTGGCCGCCCTGAAGGTCCTGGAGGCGGCGGGCCTCGGGGTCGCGCTGCCGCCGGGGCGGGTGTGCTGCGGACTCACATACGTGTCGACGGGCCGCCTCGACGCGGCGCGCCGGGTGATGACCCGCACCCTCGACGTCATGGCCGGCACGCCCGGCGCGCTCGCCGACCGCCCGGTCCTCGTCCTCGAACCCTCCTGCGCGGCGACCCTGCGCACCGACCTGCCCGAACTGCTGCCGGACGATCCGCGCGCGGCCCGTCTCGCCGCCTCCGTCCGCACCTTCGCCGAGACCCTGGAACAGCTCGCCCCCGACTGGACCCCGCCTCGCCTCCGGCACTCCGCCGTCACCGGCCAGACCCACTGCCACCAGCACGCGGTCCTCGGCGACGCGGCGGACCACCGGCTCCGCCAACGCATGGGCCTGGTAGGCGATTTGGCGGGTGGCTGCTGCGGCCTGGCGGGCAACTTCGGCTTCGAACCGGGCCACCAGCAGGTCTCCCGCGCCTGCGCCGAAGACCAGCTCCTGCCCGCCCTGCGCACCGCGCCCCCGGACGCCGTCGTCCTCGCGGACGGCTTCTCCTGCCGTACCCAGATCACCCACCTGTCCCCGGACCACCGGCCCCGGCATCTGGCGGAGGTACTGGCGGAGGCGCTGGACCAGTAG